In Liolophura sinensis isolate JHLJ2023 chromosome 2, CUHK_Ljap_v2, whole genome shotgun sequence, a genomic segment contains:
- the LOC135462581 gene encoding ralA-binding protein 1-like — MPLKRDADKKSAPRQVFPEIGCRLSVGSAINEESVETVTKQDRSPSKGKKIKPTFRFPKKDIFPKSKEKEEKKEKEGRKSDEKKKEDKEERKKEKHKLKEKKKSKHRESAVSGGIKAGVPDKPVFSVALSVAVDRSKCHDGIELPAIFRECIDYIEEHGLNCEGIYRISGVKSKVQQLKECYNKGLPAYLYEHEPNVVASLLKQFLRELPEPVLTTSLMAKFEEASTLKTDAKRLEAFRKLLEELPLCNRLLLSWMIVHMTHIIEHQAQNKMSLQNVSIVLSPTMQISHRVLNVFFSLATKLFGDTQIKKYVPPLRPATSRWSLELPDNPAALEEELHKQESLLNALHEEIKMGVEDPSKEEQLWEVQRVVTQLKRKIKFAHKATDAADRRKKELESKKPKVVSELDELNLELQPVAEGKEDRVKEAAKSQPEQESQEKEIIKKVEPAKDVSTKCLKVKRFLTKLLKVKRFLTKLLKVKRFLTKPLKVKKFLIKLLKVKKFLTKLQKVQRFLQLLRLQSSTNQLLWLQAEYALVSLRRRPLKSNVWNPLWPKRLKPTEVVKNSGPETRRVTTATPAATTATPATIITATTTVADITTKSQVKTAVKEQPQPVPVLKPTGPIKPHLQISQQPLQPINVCPQSRSSTLEGSDSFDQDKMATDTDVKKVASTSEEPVQDEETKKLLEEEYAMTLEEEELLAIGDELKQKIETEQSEIERLKQEIVELQYLRQDSDLEDYSSTSESSDESEDEEELTELLNSLIAENEELEKKNSELCQKIHDERMACLDCKVSIRLIQQKQLDSDNILDRDNPI, encoded by the exons ATGCCGTTGAAAAGGGATGCAGACAAGAAGTCTGCCCCAAGGCAGGTATTCCCCGAGATTGGGTGTCGGCTGTCTGTGGGGTCGGCCATTAACGAGGAATCTGTGGAGACAGTGACAAAACAAGACAG aaGTCCCTCAAAAGGCAAGAAGATCAAGCCAACCTTTAGATTCCCCAAAAAAGACATCTTTCCAAAATCCAAAGAAAAA GAGGAGAAGAAGGAAAAAGAAGGTCGCAAAAGTgatgagaagaaaaaagaagacaaagagGAAAGGAAAAAAGAGAAACACAAgctgaaagaaaagaagaaatctAAACACAGAGAGTCTGCTGTGTCTGGTGGGATCAAAG CAGGTGTCCCAGACAAGCCAGTGTTCAGCGTCGCTTTGTCAGTTGCTGTGGACAGGAGTAAATGCCATGATGGCATAGAGCTGCCAGCCATCTTCAGGGAATGTATAGACTACATTGAGGAGCATG GTCTGAACTGTGAAGGTATCTACAGAATCTCAGGTGTGAAATCTAAGGTACAGCAGCTTAAGGAGTGTTACAACAAAGGGTTACCTGCGTACCTGTATGAACATGAGCCTAATGTGGTGGCCAGTCTACTGAAGCAGTTCCTCAGGGAGCTACCTGAGCCTGTCCTCACCACCTCCCTCATGGCCAAATTTGAGGAGGCCTCCA CTCTGAAGACAGACGCCAAACGTCTGGAGGCATTCAGAAAGTTGCTGGAGGAGCTGCCTTTGTGTAACCGGTTACTTCTGTCCTGGATGATTGTACACATGACTCATATCATAGAACAT CAAGCCCAGAACAAGATGTCCCTTCAGAACGTGTCCATTGTCCTCAGTCCTACCATGCAGATCAGCCACAGAGTCCTCAACGTCTTCTTCTCACTGGCCACTAAACTCTTTGGGGACACACAGATCAAGAA GTACGTCCCCCCGCTGCGGCCAGCTACCTCTCGTTGGTCCCTGGAGTTGCCAGACAACCCTGCAGCCTTGGAAGAAGAGCTGCACAAGCAGGAGTCCTTGCTGAACGCCTTGCATGAGGAGATAAAGATGGGTGTGGAGGATCCGTCCAAAGAGGAGCAGCTGTGGGAGGTGCAGAGAGTGGTCACTCAGCTCAAGAGGAAG atcaAATTTGCACACAAGGCCACAGATGCCGCTGATCGCCGTAAGAAAGAGCTAGAATCAAAGAAGCCCAAAGTGGTTTCGGAACTGGATGAGTTGAATTTGGAGTTACAGCCTGTAGCGGAAGGTAAAGAGGACAGGGTCAAGGAAGCAGCCAAATCTCAACCTGAACAAGAAAgtcaagaaaaagaaatcatcaAAAAGGTTGAACCAGCAAAAGAC GTGTCAACGAAGTGTCTGAAGGTGAAAAGGTTCCTGACAAAACTTCTGAAGGTGAAAAGGTTCCTGACGAAACTTCTGAAGGTGAAAAGGTTCCTGACAAAACCTCTGAAGGTGAAAAAGTTTCTGATAAAACTTCTGAAGGTGAAAAAGTTCCTGACAAAACTTCAGAAGGTGCAAAGATTCCTACAGCTCCTGAGGCTGCAGTCGTCGACGAACCAGCTCCTGTGGCTACAAGCGGAGTACGCTCTAGTGAGCCTGAGAAGGAGACCACTGAAATCAAACGTGTGGAACCCCCTGTGGCCAAAGCGATTGAAACCCACTGAAGTGGTGAAAAATAGTGGGCCAGAGACACGAAGAGTGACTACAGCAACACCAGCAGCAACGACTGCAACGCCGGCAACAATaataacagcaacaacaacagttgcAGATATTACAACAAAATCTCAGGTGAAAACAGCCGTCAAAGAACAG cCACAACCAGTTCCTGTCCTTAAGCCAACGGGACCAATCAAGCCTCATCTGCAGATATCTCAGCAGCCTCTGCAACCAATCAACGTCTGCCCTCAGAGTCGATCGTCAACACTGGAGGGCTCCGACTCATTTGATCAGGACAAAATGGCTACAGATACAGATGTCAAGAAAGTGGCATCTACAAGTGAAG AACCAGTTCAGGATGAAGAGACCAAAAAGCTGTTGGAAGAAGAGTACGCCATGACACTAGAGGAAGAGGAACTTCTGGCTATTG gGGATGAGCTGAAGCAGAAGATAGAGACTGAGCAGAGCGAGATTGAGCGCCTGAAGCAGGAGATTGTTGAGCTTCAGTACCTGCGGCAGGACTCCGATCTCGAGGATTACTCCTCGACGTCGGAGAGTAGCGATGAGAGCGAGGATGAGGAGGAACTGACGGAGCTACTGAAC